One Pseudorhodoplanes sinuspersici DNA segment encodes these proteins:
- a CDS encoding acyl-CoA thioesterase has translation MGNFVSKRHFKIEWGHCDPAGIVFNARFFEFFDTSTWAMFESALGVKQQDLAKTFDILGIPLVDARATFSVPAKFGDTVEMHSQISEFRRSSFEIRHQIFVDGKLGVDGSETRVWAMLDPKTGQLKTKPVPDDVMAKFKAA, from the coding sequence GTGGGTAATTTCGTCAGCAAGCGGCATTTCAAGATCGAGTGGGGACATTGCGACCCGGCGGGGATCGTTTTCAATGCACGCTTTTTCGAATTCTTCGATACCTCGACCTGGGCGATGTTCGAGTCAGCGCTCGGCGTGAAGCAGCAGGACCTCGCCAAAACATTCGATATCCTCGGGATCCCGCTGGTCGATGCACGTGCCACCTTCAGCGTGCCGGCCAAATTCGGCGATACCGTCGAGATGCATTCCCAAATCAGCGAATTCCGCCGCTCGAGCTTCGAGATCCGGCACCAGATTTTCGTCGACGGCAAGCTCGGTGTCGACGGCAGCGAGACCCGCGTGTGGGCGATGCTGGATCCGAAGACCGGTCAGCTCAAGACCAAGCCGGTCCCCGATGATGTGATGGCGAAGTTCAAGGCTGCTTGA
- a CDS encoding 3,4-dehydroadipyl-CoA semialdehyde dehydrogenase: MRDTPEQLESYLAGVWRRGDTIETELVDPVHGTVLATASARGLDLKAALDHARRTGGAALRALSFAERAKLIGAVADTLIANRAKYEAIAVANSGNTKIDAAIDIDGGIGTLKYYARLGAPLGNAKFLLDEKPVRLAKAENFQAIHLLTPCHGVAVHINAFNFPSWGLWEKAAVSLLAGVPVFAKPASSTAMLTHAMVRDVIAAKVLPEGALNLLCGSAGDLLDHVTGEDVIAFTGSSGTAAQIRRHPNILSRGVLVNVEADSVNAALLAPDVAAAQPVFDAFVKEVSREMTVKAGQKCTAIRRIFVPAERTDAVAEALLARLKKTTLGDPRREDVRMGPLVTRSQQAAAFDGIGQLAKEAEILTGGATAPAIDGIDPNKSAFAAPTLMRVADASSTHAVHDIEVFGPVATIIPYKSEAEAFALVARGGGSLVASVYGEDRGFFVRAVGEIGPGHGRLLMVESAIADTQTGHGIVMPQCNHGGPGRAGNGEELGGLHGLRFYHQRLAVQGSTDLLAELQAKAFALH, translated from the coding sequence ATGCGCGACACACCGGAACAACTCGAAAGCTATCTCGCAGGCGTCTGGCGGCGTGGTGACACCATCGAAACCGAGCTTGTCGATCCGGTGCACGGCACCGTGCTTGCCACCGCAAGTGCGCGCGGGCTCGACTTGAAAGCGGCACTGGATCACGCACGCCGGACCGGCGGCGCGGCTTTGCGCGCACTGTCATTCGCCGAGCGCGCCAAGCTGATCGGCGCCGTGGCTGATACGCTCATCGCCAACCGCGCGAAATATGAAGCGATCGCCGTCGCCAATTCCGGCAACACCAAGATTGATGCGGCAATCGACATCGACGGCGGCATCGGCACGCTGAAATATTACGCGCGGCTCGGGGCACCGCTCGGCAATGCCAAATTCCTGCTCGATGAAAAGCCGGTGCGGCTGGCAAAGGCGGAAAATTTCCAGGCCATCCATCTGCTGACGCCCTGTCATGGCGTCGCGGTGCATATCAATGCCTTCAACTTTCCAAGTTGGGGTCTTTGGGAGAAAGCAGCGGTCTCGCTGCTCGCGGGTGTGCCGGTCTTCGCAAAGCCTGCATCGTCCACGGCGATGCTGACTCATGCGATGGTGCGCGACGTGATCGCCGCAAAAGTGTTGCCAGAAGGTGCGCTCAATCTTTTGTGTGGCAGCGCCGGCGATCTGCTCGATCATGTGACGGGAGAGGATGTGATCGCCTTCACCGGCTCGTCCGGCACCGCGGCGCAAATCCGCCGGCATCCGAATATCCTCTCGCGTGGCGTGCTCGTGAATGTCGAAGCCGACAGTGTCAATGCGGCGTTGCTCGCGCCGGATGTGGCAGCAGCTCAGCCGGTGTTCGACGCATTCGTCAAGGAAGTCAGCCGCGAAATGACGGTGAAGGCCGGGCAGAAATGTACCGCAATCCGCCGCATCTTCGTGCCGGCAGAGCGTACCGATGCAGTTGCCGAAGCGCTGCTGGCGCGATTGAAGAAAACGACACTCGGCGATCCGCGCCGCGAGGATGTCCGCATGGGACCGCTGGTCACGCGCAGTCAGCAAGCAGCCGCATTCGATGGCATCGGCCAACTCGCAAAGGAAGCCGAGATTCTGACGGGCGGCGCGACGGCGCCAGCCATTGACGGCATCGATCCAAACAAATCCGCGTTCGCTGCGCCGACACTGATGCGCGTTGCCGATGCGTCGAGCACACATGCCGTGCACGACATCGAAGTGTTCGGCCCAGTGGCGACGATCATTCCCTACAAGAGCGAAGCGGAAGCGTTTGCCCTCGTCGCGCGCGGCGGCGGTTCGCTTGTGGCGTCAGTCTACGGCGAAGATCGCGGTTTCTTCGTGCGCGCTGTTGGCGAGATCGGACCTGGCCACGGCCGCCTGCTGATGGTGGAAAGCGCGATTGCCGATACGCAGACCGGGCACGGCATCGTCATGCCACAATGCAATCACGGCGGTCCCGGCCGCGCCGGTAATGGCGAAGAGCTTGGCGGATTGCACGGTCTTCGTTTCTATCATCAGCGGCTGGCGGTGCAGGGTTCGACCGATCTGCTAGCGGAGCTGCAGGCGAAAGCCTTCGCGTTGCATTAG
- a CDS encoding TetR/AcrR family transcriptional regulator, translating to MNGTTRDHIIEAADQLFYQKGYEHTSFADIADVVQISRGNFYYHFKTKDEILDAVIGLRLSNTQKMLDQWEADGKSAADRIRSFIQILIMNRAKIMLYGCPVGTLCNELAKLDHAAQAEANKIFALFRNWLSRQFALLGRDADADALAMHLLARSQGVATLANAFRDEDFIRQEVAQMNGWLDMQCTSKRRASAHRFT from the coding sequence ATGAACGGCACCACCCGCGATCACATCATCGAGGCTGCCGATCAGCTCTTTTATCAGAAGGGCTATGAACACACGTCGTTCGCCGACATCGCCGATGTTGTGCAGATTTCGCGCGGCAATTTCTACTATCACTTCAAGACCAAGGACGAGATCCTGGACGCCGTCATTGGCTTGCGTCTGTCGAATACTCAAAAAATGCTGGACCAATGGGAGGCTGACGGAAAAAGCGCAGCGGACCGCATCCGAAGCTTCATCCAGATCCTTATCATGAATCGGGCGAAGATCATGCTTTATGGATGCCCGGTCGGCACCCTGTGCAACGAACTCGCGAAACTTGATCATGCCGCGCAAGCCGAGGCGAACAAGATCTTTGCGCTGTTCCGTAATTGGCTCAGCCGCCAGTTCGCGCTGCTGGGTCGCGATGCCGATGCTGATGCATTGGCGATGCACCTTCTCGCCCGCAGTCAGGGCGTTGCCACGCTGGCCAATGCTTTTCGCGACGAGGATTTCATCCGGCAGGAAGTCGCACAGATGAACGGCTGGCTGGACATGCAATGCACCAGCAAGCGACGCGCATCAGCCCACCGCTTCACATAA
- a CDS encoding YciI family protein produces the protein MFIVLLRFSSNKAKAPQFMDSHNVWLKRGFEDGVFLLAGSLQPKSGGGILAHNISPSDLQTRVNEDPFVAQDVVSAEIIEIAPARTDARLAFLAG, from the coding sequence ATGTTTATCGTATTGCTTAGATTTTCCAGCAACAAGGCCAAAGCCCCGCAATTCATGGATAGTCATAATGTGTGGCTCAAGCGCGGCTTCGAAGACGGCGTATTCCTTCTAGCCGGCAGCCTTCAGCCTAAATCTGGCGGCGGGATATTGGCACACAACATATCGCCGTCCGATCTTCAAACGCGGGTGAATGAAGATCCGTTTGTTGCCCAGGATGTGGTCAGCGCCGAAATTATCGAAATCGCGCCGGCCCGGACCGATGCACGGCTGGCCTTTCTCGCGGGCTGA
- a CDS encoding flavin-dependent oxidoreductase — MTNHPVIIAGGGIGGLATALTLHQIGAPCVVFEAVNELRPLGVGINLQPNAVRELYDLGIAQADLDRIGVPAKEWALVGLNGNDIYSEPRGLLAGYNWPQYSVHRGQLHMLLHQKVVEQMGPQAVRLGSRVTGYRKNDDGSVSAFVEGADGTTFEQKGALLIGADGIHSAIRAQMHPGQPPIHWGGAVMWRGTTRARPIRTDASFVGLGTHRQRVVFYPISHPDPQTGLSMINWIAEVTMDNAEGWKQLGWFRQVPTSDFAHHFENWVWDWLDVPALIRQSDAAFENPMIDRDPVPTWRDGPVVLLGDAAHAMYPTGSNGASQAIVDARVLGAAMIEHGVTPGALKAYDEKLCGPISQLVLRNRGAGPFGLLNIVDERCGGTFDNIDDVIPANERAAFMAGYKAAAGFAIETLNNAPRTIAEDARVQALGSSNSSVGTEDLQADHERQAHG, encoded by the coding sequence GTGACAAACCATCCTGTAATCATCGCCGGTGGCGGCATCGGCGGCCTTGCGACTGCGCTCACGCTGCATCAGATCGGCGCGCCTTGCGTCGTCTTCGAAGCGGTGAACGAATTGCGCCCGCTCGGCGTCGGCATCAACCTGCAGCCCAACGCCGTGCGAGAACTCTACGATCTCGGCATTGCGCAAGCCGACCTCGACCGTATCGGCGTGCCAGCGAAGGAATGGGCGCTGGTCGGGTTGAACGGCAACGACATTTATTCAGAACCGCGCGGGCTTCTGGCAGGCTACAACTGGCCTCAATATTCGGTCCATCGCGGCCAGCTTCACATGCTGCTCCACCAGAAGGTGGTGGAGCAGATGGGCCCGCAGGCGGTCAGGCTCGGCAGCCGCGTCACCGGTTATCGCAAGAACGATGACGGCAGCGTCAGCGCCTTTGTTGAAGGCGCGGACGGGACGACATTCGAACAAAAGGGCGCGCTGCTGATCGGCGCCGATGGCATTCACTCCGCGATCCGGGCGCAGATGCATCCCGGCCAGCCGCCGATCCACTGGGGCGGCGCGGTGATGTGGCGCGGCACGACACGGGCGCGGCCGATCCGCACCGACGCATCTTTCGTCGGTCTTGGCACACATCGTCAGCGCGTCGTTTTCTATCCTATTTCCCATCCCGATCCGCAGACCGGCCTTTCGATGATCAACTGGATCGCCGAGGTCACGATGGACAATGCCGAGGGCTGGAAACAGCTCGGCTGGTTCCGGCAGGTGCCGACCTCCGATTTCGCGCATCATTTCGAGAACTGGGTCTGGGACTGGCTTGATGTGCCAGCGTTGATCAGGCAGTCCGACGCCGCCTTCGAGAATCCGATGATCGACCGCGATCCCGTTCCGACATGGCGCGATGGTCCCGTCGTGCTGCTGGGCGATGCTGCTCACGCCATGTACCCCACCGGCTCAAACGGCGCGAGCCAGGCCATCGTCGATGCGCGCGTGCTGGGCGCGGCAATGATTGAGCATGGCGTCACGCCCGGTGCACTGAAAGCCTATGACGAGAAGCTGTGCGGGCCAATCTCGCAGCTCGTGCTGCGCAATCGCGGGGCTGGGCCGTTCGGCCTGCTCAATATCGTCGACGAACGATGCGGCGGCACATTCGACAACATCGACGACGTCATCCCCGCGAACGAACGCGCCGCGTTCATGGCTGGCTACAAAGCCGCCGCTGGCTTTGCCATCGAAACGCTCAACAATGCGCCACGGACAATTGCCGAAGACGCACGTGTGCAGGCACTCGGAAGTTCAAATTCCAGTGTCGGCACAGAAGATCTTCAGGCTGATCACGAGAGGCAGGCGCACGGTTGA
- a CDS encoding autotransporter assembly complex protein TamA yields MRHSDAWRSWPASNTGVRRKICIGVFMAALLFASHAHADEPTFFEQAVAWFNPDKGPADTSAPDAVPYTVTFEVVGAERSVRSAVTDASNLESLKRQAPAGAAGLIRRAVADRERILVALYSEARYGGRVTIKVAGRAPNDPMAFEAVNTARHAGPVPVTVLVEPGPVFKFGTVRVVDAAGRRPLPTAPTPEQLRLVTGEVARATDIAGAERVIVNSFRDSGHPLARIASKDVVADHATKTLDVTFVVQAGPVATFGTFTVSGTQRLKPGFVEERIDIQPGEPYSPKRLARLRKRLSEYEAIASVRLREADQLDANGQVPIYVEVTERDPRYVGFGAKYSTTEGSVANVFWGHRNLFGGGETLRLDAQVSWFGSTPEAVPDADPFGYKVSTTFVKPGIYTPADDLIAQASVLREVTNAYVRDAATFLGGVRHRFSDELTMQVSLDLEQSRVQDANGTKDYSIAGIPVDVAYDTTDNLFDPSQGIRFNATFEPFAYLGDSGAGPFMMKGALSAYRALDEDNRFILAGKVAAGSIVGASLFDIPAQRRFYVGGGGSLRGYDYQSASPRNAQGDIIGGLSFFTASAEARIKITDTIGLVPFFDMGAAFASETPDFDNLRYSAGIGLRYYTALGPIRFDFAVPLNPRDGDSHYGFYISLGQAF; encoded by the coding sequence ATGAGACATTCCGACGCTTGGCGATCATGGCCAGCTAGCAATACCGGCGTTCGCAGGAAGATCTGCATCGGCGTGTTCATGGCCGCGCTGTTGTTCGCCTCCCATGCGCATGCGGATGAACCGACCTTCTTCGAGCAGGCGGTCGCCTGGTTCAATCCAGACAAGGGACCTGCCGACACATCCGCGCCCGATGCGGTCCCATACACCGTCACCTTCGAGGTCGTGGGTGCGGAACGCTCGGTCCGCTCGGCGGTCACAGACGCTTCGAACCTAGAGAGCCTGAAGCGTCAGGCGCCTGCCGGTGCTGCGGGCCTGATTCGGCGCGCCGTCGCCGACCGGGAGCGCATCCTCGTCGCGCTTTACAGCGAGGCCCGCTATGGCGGCAGAGTGACGATCAAGGTTGCAGGGCGAGCGCCTAATGATCCGATGGCGTTCGAGGCGGTGAACACGGCCCGCCACGCCGGGCCGGTACCGGTCACGGTGCTGGTGGAGCCGGGGCCGGTGTTCAAGTTCGGCACCGTGCGCGTGGTTGATGCCGCAGGCCGGCGCCCCCTGCCCACGGCGCCGACGCCAGAGCAACTGCGCCTTGTGACCGGCGAGGTGGCCCGCGCCACCGACATCGCTGGCGCCGAGCGTGTCATCGTCAACAGTTTCCGTGACAGCGGCCACCCCTTAGCCCGCATCGCCTCCAAGGATGTTGTGGCGGACCATGCCACCAAAACCTTGGACGTAACCTTCGTTGTGCAGGCGGGGCCGGTAGCGACGTTCGGCACCTTCACGGTGTCCGGCACGCAGCGGCTGAAGCCCGGCTTCGTCGAGGAACGCATCGACATCCAGCCCGGCGAACCCTATTCACCCAAGCGTCTGGCCAGGTTGCGCAAGCGCCTCAGCGAATACGAAGCCATCGCCAGTGTCCGTCTGCGTGAGGCGGACCAGCTTGATGCCAACGGGCAAGTGCCAATCTATGTGGAAGTCACCGAGCGCGACCCGCGCTATGTCGGCTTCGGCGCCAAATATTCCACGACCGAAGGTTCGGTGGCGAATGTCTTTTGGGGCCACCGCAATCTGTTCGGCGGCGGTGAGACATTGCGGCTCGATGCGCAGGTCTCCTGGTTCGGCAGCACGCCGGAAGCGGTGCCCGATGCCGATCCGTTTGGATACAAAGTCTCCACCACCTTCGTGAAACCCGGCATCTATACGCCCGCCGACGATCTCATCGCCCAGGCGTCGGTACTACGCGAAGTGACCAACGCCTATGTGCGCGATGCCGCCACCTTTCTCGGCGGTGTACGCCACCGCTTTAGCGACGAACTCACCATGCAGGTGAGTCTCGATCTTGAGCAGTCGCGCGTGCAAGACGCGAACGGCACCAAAGATTACTCCATCGCCGGCATCCCGGTCGATGTGGCCTACGATACCACCGACAACCTGTTCGACCCCTCGCAAGGCATCCGTTTCAATGCGACGTTCGAGCCCTTCGCCTATCTCGGCGACAGCGGGGCCGGACCATTCATGATGAAGGGCGCGCTCTCCGCCTATCGTGCCCTTGATGAGGACAATCGCTTTATCCTTGCCGGCAAGGTGGCGGCCGGCAGCATCGTCGGTGCGAGCCTGTTCGATATTCCTGCCCAACGCCGTTTCTATGTCGGCGGCGGCGGTTCTTTACGCGGCTACGACTACCAGTCGGCGAGCCCGCGCAATGCGCAGGGTGACATTATTGGCGGCCTGAGCTTCTTCACCGCGTCAGCGGAGGCGCGGATCAAGATCACCGACACGATTGGTCTCGTGCCTTTCTTCGACATGGGCGCGGCTTTCGCCTCCGAAACGCCGGACTTTGACAATTTACGTTATTCCGCTGGCATCGGCCTTCGCTACTATACGGCACTTGGTCCGATCCGGTTTGACTTCGCGGTCCCCCTCAATCCGCGGGATGGGGATTCCCATTACGGCTTCTACATCAGTCTGGGACAGGCCTTCTGA
- a CDS encoding translocation/assembly module TamB domain-containing protein: protein MAVIFAAIQTGPGKRILASLGGTLASGNGLTVTVSDIEGFIPANMKVGSVTLADPHGEFARIEDLHLIWNPLALFNATLAVESLQAAKVSLVRKPDLPPAPESEDSGSSASLPLRIALDSFTVKEIDIAEPVAGQAATFGFTASARLMEPARGLSLSFMLDRRDAEGVVKGTIGYVPDTQMLDIDVQAREPEGGLVARLANMDGLPAVEAEIKGSGPIDTWNGTLNFTAGDAARITGAAGVRRETTGHKVTVRINADVQHLLPANVASLFEGVSEITAAALIDDDMRIDFETFIIRAAGFGVSLAGSVDHAAETADLAFNATGGDAVRFATLLPDAAWKNLHLKGTLRGAFAAPTASVTLTAQDFGAAGYGTSSLDVRAGTMPDGKGGLAWKADGNLDGLKGRDAQTTAALGEKGTFSFSGTVPANGAPSLANANVSLVPLDLRFSGRAAADAIEGALQLTRLDLAALSPLAGRPLQGSVTLDANLNPGDAQHIIRARVNGASKDVVTGIPAIDGLLGGNATLAGGVAYGAEGAVAVDKLTLNAIGLSLSMNGRIDRKVADLSTRATLPDLKRVDPRLEGRAEAEATFEGNLTALAAKMRLTVPKGRAMGEALEALTLHLDVRDLTGRPGADARLTGRIGGKPANGTGSFSSATGNSSAPHAFDVAIGSVAAKGNVNVSAEGLLDGKIAFDARDLSDLSALALTELTGTVKADLGFTVKDGKQHIAVNAVASKLRAAGTTLNATRMDVSIVDPAGAPTLNGKMELTGLSADALRVDKATLIANGGDDGATTLKLDTTAQGAVLTASARLNVSAATTAIRLDTFRVTKGRTNLALSAPATFTHESGALVIDRLALVTGGGSATVRGKAGETLDLDVDLRNLPLALAALADPKLDLSGTLSGKAKVSGPAATPNGSYDLTISRISMPDLARSGVGPLDVKAKGALNAGRVGLDIGVSGPSLSGVSVTGSVPMGAGAMDVNVKGSVALGIANAMLATSGARASGHAIIDAKIQGTFAEPRAGGTVRIAGARFDDTVNGVTLDKIEGVITGTDRSVTITSLNARTQNGGSVAVKGNVGLDPASGFPGKMDITLQNAGLVSSELMRLVADGQLALSGNFASRPRVTGRFDVRSLDINIPDKLPGGGDMLNVRHVNAGSEQDDAKRKATKPPAAKNRSKPTDTAFAADLDLAINADNNVFVRGMGVEAEMGGNLTLKGTSVAPVTVGAFEMRRGRFDVLGRRLDFTRGKVAFNGTTDPNLDFIAETKSADVTAKILISGPASQPQISFASTPELPQDEILARLLFNKSAGSLTASQAVTVAQTVAQFSGGGPGMLENVRRSLGVDSLDVGMDEAGTGGQVGVGKRLNDRVYLGVRQGTSPGSSKATIDIDIINNIRIQGATGADGGTETGISAQWDY from the coding sequence TTGGCCGTCATCTTCGCTGCGATCCAGACTGGCCCCGGCAAAAGGATACTGGCTTCGCTCGGCGGGACGCTCGCCTCGGGAAACGGACTCACCGTCACCGTTTCGGATATCGAGGGCTTCATCCCTGCCAATATGAAAGTCGGCTCGGTGACGCTCGCGGACCCGCACGGCGAGTTCGCGCGGATCGAAGACCTGCACCTCATCTGGAATCCTCTCGCGCTTTTTAACGCCACGCTCGCAGTGGAGTCGCTGCAAGCCGCCAAAGTCAGTCTCGTTCGCAAACCGGACCTGCCGCCGGCGCCCGAAAGCGAGGACAGCGGCAGCAGCGCGAGCCTGCCGCTGCGCATCGCGCTCGACAGTTTCACGGTGAAAGAGATCGACATCGCCGAGCCGGTGGCTGGACAAGCCGCGACGTTCGGCTTCACCGCCTCGGCGCGGCTCATGGAGCCGGCGCGAGGACTTTCGCTTTCATTCATGCTCGATCGCCGCGATGCTGAAGGTGTTGTGAAGGGCACCATCGGTTATGTGCCCGATACGCAGATGCTCGATATCGACGTGCAGGCACGCGAACCTGAGGGCGGGTTGGTCGCGCGTCTCGCGAACATGGATGGGCTTCCTGCGGTTGAGGCCGAAATCAAGGGTAGCGGTCCTATCGACACCTGGAACGGAACGCTCAATTTCACCGCGGGCGATGCCGCCAGGATCACCGGGGCAGCCGGTGTCCGCCGCGAAACAACGGGCCATAAGGTGACTGTGCGCATCAATGCTGATGTGCAGCATCTGCTGCCCGCGAACGTCGCCTCTCTGTTTGAGGGCGTGTCCGAGATCACCGCCGCTGCGCTCATCGATGATGACATGCGCATCGACTTCGAGACGTTCATCATTCGCGCGGCTGGCTTCGGTGTCAGCCTCGCCGGCTCCGTGGATCACGCGGCGGAGACAGCCGATCTCGCCTTCAACGCGACCGGCGGAGACGCGGTGCGCTTTGCGACGCTTCTCCCTGACGCTGCCTGGAAAAACTTGCATCTCAAAGGGACGTTGCGCGGCGCCTTTGCTGCTCCAACTGCGTCGGTGACGTTGACCGCTCAGGACTTCGGCGCGGCCGGATACGGCACGAGCAGCCTCGATGTTCGCGCCGGAACGATGCCTGATGGCAAGGGCGGACTCGCCTGGAAAGCGGATGGAAATCTCGACGGTCTGAAAGGGCGCGACGCACAGACCACCGCAGCACTTGGCGAAAAGGGCACCTTCTCTTTCTCCGGTACTGTGCCAGCAAACGGAGCACCATCTCTCGCGAATGCGAATGTGTCTCTCGTCCCGCTTGACCTTCGCTTCAGTGGCCGGGCAGCGGCAGACGCTATCGAGGGCGCGTTGCAGTTGACCCGGCTCGATCTCGCCGCCCTGTCCCCGCTTGCAGGGCGACCGCTGCAGGGTAGCGTAACGCTCGATGCCAATCTCAATCCTGGCGATGCTCAGCACATCATTCGCGCGCGGGTGAACGGAGCCTCAAAGGACGTCGTCACCGGCATCCCAGCCATCGATGGCCTGCTCGGCGGCAATGCGACACTTGCGGGTGGCGTTGCCTATGGCGCGGAAGGGGCAGTGGCGGTGGATAAACTGACGCTCAACGCGATCGGTCTCAGTCTGAGCATGAATGGGCGCATCGATCGCAAGGTCGCCGACCTTTCCACCCGCGCAACGCTGCCAGACCTCAAGCGCGTCGATCCCCGCCTTGAAGGACGCGCCGAAGCGGAGGCGACATTCGAAGGCAATCTCACGGCCCTTGCTGCGAAGATGCGCCTGACGGTGCCGAAAGGCCGCGCAATGGGCGAGGCCCTGGAAGCGCTTACGCTGCATCTCGATGTGCGCGACCTCACCGGCCGCCCCGGCGCAGATGCGCGGCTTACCGGCCGCATCGGCGGCAAACCTGCGAACGGCACTGGCAGCTTCTCCAGTGCCACTGGCAACAGCAGTGCGCCGCACGCTTTCGATGTTGCGATCGGCTCTGTGGCGGCGAAGGGCAACGTCAATGTCAGCGCGGAGGGATTGCTCGACGGAAAGATCGCGTTCGACGCCCGCGATCTTTCCGATCTCTCGGCTCTTGCTTTGACCGAACTCACGGGCACCGTGAAGGCCGATCTCGGCTTCACGGTCAAAGACGGCAAGCAGCACATCGCCGTCAACGCGGTGGCCAGCAAGCTGCGCGCGGCGGGGACTACACTCAATGCCACGCGCATGGATGTCTCCATTGTCGATCCGGCCGGTGCACCGACGCTCAATGGCAAGATGGAGTTGACCGGCCTCTCCGCTGACGCTCTGCGTGTCGACAAGGCGACGCTTATCGCGAACGGTGGCGACGACGGCGCGACCACGCTCAAGCTCGACACCACAGCGCAAGGCGCCGTGCTCACCGCATCGGCGCGGCTCAACGTGAGTGCGGCGACGACCGCCATACGGCTCGACACCTTCCGCGTCACCAAAGGCCGTACCAATCTTGCCTTGTCGGCACCGGCAACCTTCACCCACGAGAGCGGCGCCCTGGTCATCGATCGTCTTGCGCTTGTCACCGGTGGCGGCAGCGCCACGGTGCGCGGCAAAGCGGGCGAGACTCTCGATCTCGACGTGGATCTGCGCAACCTGCCGCTCGCACTCGCCGCGCTTGCCGATCCCAAGCTCGATCTGTCGGGTACGCTAAGTGGCAAGGCGAAGGTCTCCGGTCCAGCAGCCACACCGAACGGCAGCTACGATCTCACCATCTCCCGCATCAGCATGCCGGATCTCGCACGCTCGGGGGTCGGACCTCTGGATGTCAAAGCCAAGGGCGCGCTGAACGCCGGCCGCGTCGGACTCGATATCGGCGTTTCCGGGCCTTCGTTGTCGGGCGTCTCAGTGACCGGCTCGGTACCGATGGGCGCCGGGGCCATGGATGTGAATGTGAAAGGCAGCGTTGCGCTTGGCATCGCCAATGCCATGCTCGCCACGTCGGGCGCTCGCGCTTCGGGCCATGCGATCATCGACGCCAAGATCCAGGGTACGTTTGCTGAACCGCGGGCCGGCGGCACTGTGCGCATTGCCGGAGCCCGCTTCGACGACACTGTCAACGGGGTGACGCTGGACAAGATCGAAGGCGTGATCACGGGGACCGATCGCTCGGTGACGATCACATCTCTCAACGCGCGCACGCAGAATGGCGGCAGCGTCGCGGTGAAGGGCAATGTCGGGCTCGATCCCGCCAGCGGCTTTCCCGGCAAGATGGACATCACGCTGCAGAATGCGGGGCTGGTCTCCAGCGAACTGATGCGGCTCGTCGCCGACGGCCAGCTTGCCCTGTCGGGCAACTTCGCAAGCCGGCCTCGCGTGACGGGACGCTTCGACGTCAGGAGCTTGGACATCAACATCCCGGACAAGCTTCCCGGCGGGGGCGACATGCTGAACGTGCGCCACGTCAATGCTGGATCGGAACAGGACGATGCCAAGCGTAAGGCAACCAAGCCACCCGCAGCGAAAAATCGCTCCAAGCCTACAGACACAGCCTTCGCGGCCGATCTCGACCTCGCCATCAACGCCGACAACAATGTGTTCGTGCGCGGCATGGGTGTGGAAGCCGAAATGGGTGGCAACCTGACCCTCAAAGGCACCAGCGTGGCGCCGGTGACGGTGGGAGCGTTCGAGATGCGGCGTGGCCGGTTCGACGTGCTCGGCCGCCGGCTCGATTTCACCCGCGGCAAAGTGGCATTCAACGGCACGACAGATCCAAACCTCGACTTCATCGCCGAGACGAAGAGTGCCGACGTCACAGCCAAGATCTTGATTTCGGGGCCCGCTTCGCAACCGCAGATCAGCTTCGCGTCGACGCCCGAGCTGCCGCAAGACGAAATTCTGGCGCGCCTGCTGTTCAACAAATCCGCCGGCTCCCTCACCGCCAGCCAGGCCGTCACGGTGGCGCAAACCGTCGCCCAGTTTTCCGGCGGTGGTCCCGGCATGTTGGAGAATGTGCGGCGCTCGCTCGGGGTCGATAGCCTGGACGTCGGCATGGATGAGGCCGGAACCGGAGGTCAGGTCGGCGTCGGCAAGCGTCTGAACGACCGGGTCTACCTCGGCGTCCGGCAGGGCACCTCGCCCGGCTCCAGCAAGGCGACGATCGACATCGACATCATCAACAATATCCGCATTCAGGGGGCGACCGGCGCCGATGGCGGCACTGAAACTGGCATCAGCGCGCAATGGGATTATTAG